In Nitratiruptor sp. YY09-18, a single window of DNA contains:
- a CDS encoding 7TM diverse intracellular signaling domain-containing protein yields MRLLWLFLFTSLLFAQSTIHIDQNFSTNITPSTYYFLDQFGKLTEFDVRKNDKLFKKIGKKKLILGYHDSANLWLKLKIKNDTNQTLQKVLEYDYPIQEKIWFYADGRTFLGGYLFKPSVSRYITHPLFLTFKPYETKEILIKARDENVGLIAKLNLLNFQDFLDKNEKAKVINMLFFGSIFSLLLYNLFLLFLTRNISYLFYIGMMGSFFVLELFEGGFFSIYTPWVYFSQNVIYTLLLLMALSIIMFTLYFLEIPKNFPKIYRFIQFLAVVLIIVYILNITQILPTIFQRLLYMSLFLVIIILGIYAYKRGVTQAKYYLAGWMLLFFNTVLLGLNQAGIVAWIDYFPYIGKIAIFAEAILFSMALSALINTYKEEKERAVQALLEQTENYAKRMEEYADKKTRQLHKSVKEKETLLKELHHRVKNNLQIIISLLRLQSDTVDDTRAKQVLSEAENRIKALSTIHEMLYKNRSFQYIDIASYFDFLTQEIVESLSHDKKITYSIQSNTALSMEKAIYCGLILNELVTNAIKYAFEDEGHITIKFIKEGECYNFVVADNGKGIDSKTAKKSLGLELVETLIKNQLKGEIHIDSKNGTKFSLIFCESPPSPKIATKQ; encoded by the coding sequence ATGAGACTCTTATGGCTTTTTCTCTTCACTTCGCTGCTCTTTGCACAGAGTACTATACATATCGATCAAAATTTTTCTACCAATATCACTCCCTCTACATACTATTTTCTCGATCAATTTGGAAAACTCACCGAGTTCGATGTACGAAAAAATGATAAACTATTCAAAAAAATAGGCAAAAAGAAACTTATTCTTGGATACCATGATAGTGCCAATCTCTGGCTCAAGCTCAAAATCAAAAACGATACAAACCAAACACTTCAAAAAGTTCTTGAATATGACTATCCTATTCAAGAAAAAATTTGGTTCTATGCAGATGGCAGGACATTTTTGGGAGGATATCTTTTTAAACCATCTGTATCGCGCTATATCACACATCCTCTCTTTTTGACCTTCAAACCGTATGAGACCAAAGAGATACTCATCAAGGCAAGAGATGAAAATGTAGGGCTCATAGCAAAACTCAATCTTCTTAACTTCCAAGATTTTCTCGACAAAAATGAAAAAGCAAAAGTAATAAATATGCTCTTTTTTGGAAGCATTTTCTCGCTCCTTCTTTACAATCTTTTTTTGCTCTTTCTCACACGCAATATCAGCTATCTATTTTATATAGGTATGATGGGAAGCTTTTTTGTCTTAGAACTGTTTGAGGGGGGCTTTTTCTCTATATATACTCCTTGGGTCTACTTTTCACAAAATGTTATCTATACGCTCCTGTTGCTTATGGCCCTCTCGATCATAATGTTTACACTCTATTTTCTTGAGATACCAAAAAATTTTCCCAAAATCTATAGATTTATTCAATTTTTAGCTGTTGTATTAATAATTGTTTATATCTTAAACATCACACAAATCCTGCCGACTATCTTTCAACGACTCCTCTATATGTCTCTCTTTTTAGTAATCATTATACTTGGAATATATGCTTATAAGAGGGGTGTAACCCAGGCTAAATACTACCTTGCTGGATGGATGTTGCTCTTTTTCAATACTGTTCTTTTAGGACTCAACCAGGCAGGAATTGTGGCTTGGATAGACTATTTTCCTTATATTGGCAAAATTGCGATCTTTGCTGAAGCGATACTTTTTTCTATGGCTCTCTCAGCTCTTATCAATACCTACAAAGAGGAAAAAGAGCGTGCTGTACAAGCACTCCTTGAGCAGACTGAAAACTACGCCAAAAGAATGGAAGAGTATGCTGATAAAAAAACGAGACAGCTTCATAAAAGTGTCAAAGAAAAGGAGACACTGCTAAAAGAGTTGCACCATAGAGTCAAAAACAATCTCCAAATCATCATATCGCTCTTGCGTCTCCAAAGTGATACAGTAGATGATACAAGAGCAAAGCAGGTACTTTCTGAAGCAGAAAATCGCATTAAGGCTCTGAGCACTATCCATGAAATGCTCTACAAAAATAGATCTTTTCAGTATATAGATATAGCAAGCTATTTTGATTTCTTAACACAAGAGATAGTTGAATCTCTCTCTCATGACAAGAAAATTACTTACTCTATCCAGAGTAATACAGCTCTCTCAATGGAAAAAGCGATATATTGCGGTCTTATTCTCAATGAGCTTGTAACAAATGCAATCAAGTATGCTTTTGAAGATGAGGGTCATATTACAATAAAGTTTATCAAAGAGGGTGAGTGCTATAACTTTGTAGTTGCAGATAATGGAAAAGGTATAGATAGTAAAACAGCAAAAAAATCTCTTGGATTAGAACTCGTGGAGACACTAATAAAAAATCAATTAAAAGGGGAGATTCATATAGATTCCAAAAATGGAACCAAATTTAGTTTAATTTTCTGTGAATCTCCCCCTTCCCCGAAAATAGCAACGAAGCAATAA